In a genomic window of Quercus lobata isolate SW786 chromosome 4, ValleyOak3.0 Primary Assembly, whole genome shotgun sequence:
- the LOC115985181 gene encoding uncharacterized protein LOC115985181 produces the protein MGQVRRGGSGGKHGVQSGCEASTMSWEHGFGPLEDQGMDGGLAGCDDGMLGCPGAGSGDGEGFQVNCTDHGSLSDESRGCVAHDADLMVLEGRGDGGGASKPSFQKRVKEMVQKYNPDILVVMETRVGVNRAREITERLPFDGAIRSDAVGFTGGIWVLWNSGKVNVAHLASTEQEIHFTVKVLNSNVVWLFSAVYASPRCAERHILWNNLMKVADLHNMPWVIVGDFNEPLVNDDKFGGGAFSVNSSLLLKEYLDKCNMINIGFAGPRYTWTNRREIQALIQERINRFFVIPQWCLLYPDAKVTHLPRYHSDHCPVLLEMHPSAVDSFTRNVVDWNKNQFGNIFTRKKILMARINGIQKAIASKPSSFLLKLEVDLLRDLDLVLNQEEEL, from the exons ATGGGACAGGTTCGAAGAGGTGGCTCTGGAGGAAAACATGGTGTTCAAAGTGGCTGTGAGGCGAGCACTATGAGCTGGGAACATGGGTTTGGTCCTCTTGAAGATCAAGGCATGGACGGAGGGCTGGCTGGCTGTGATGACGGCATGTTGGGCTGTCCTGGTGCTGGTTCCGGTGATGGAGAGGGTTTTCAGGTAAATTGTACTGACCATGGCTCCTTAAGTGATGAGAGTAGGGGCTGTGTAGCTCATGATGCGGATTTGATGGTTTTGGAAGGAAGAGGTGATGGTGG AGGTGCTTCTAAGCCCTCTTTTCAGAAGCGTGTTAAGGAGATGGTGCAGAAATATAATCCGGATATTTTGGTGGTTATGGAAACTCGTGTTGGGGTTAATAGAGCAAGGGAAATCACTGAGAGACTCCCTTTTGATGGAGCTATTCGCTCTGATGCAGTTGGATTTACTGGTGGAATATGGGTGCTGTGGAATTCTGGAAAAGTTAACGTTGCCCATTTGGCTAGTACTGAACAAGAAATTCATTTTACGGTTAAGGTACTCAATTCTAATGTTGTTTGGCTTTTTTCTGCTGTGTATGCTAGTCCTAGATGTGCTGAAAGACACATTTTGTGGAATAACCTTATGAAAGTAGCAGACCTTCACAATATGCCTTGGGTTATAGTAGGGGATTTTAATGAACCTTTGGTTAATGATGATAAATTTGGTGGTGGAGCGTTTAGTGTTAACAGCTCTCTTTTGCTCAAGGAGTATTTAGATAAATGTAATATGATAAACATCGGCTTTGCGGGTCCTCGTTACACTTGGACTAATAGAAGGGAAATTCAAGCTTTGATTCAGGAGAGAATAAACAGATTCTTTGTGATCCCTCAGTGGTGTTTGCTCTACCCGGATGCTAAAGTCACCCATCTTCCTAGGTACCACTCTGATCACTGTCCTGTTCTGTTAGAGATGCATCCTAGT GCCGTTGATAGCTTCACTAGGAATGTTGTGGATTGGAATAAAAATCAGTTCGGGAATATTTTTACAAGGAAGAAAATTCTGATGGCTAGAATCAATGGTATTCAGAAGGCTATTGCTTCTAAACCTTCTAGTTTTCTTCTAAAGTTGGAAGTGGATCTCCTTAGGGATCTTGATCTTGTTCTCAATCAAGAAGAGGAGTTATAG
- the LOC115985183 gene encoding uncharacterized protein LOC115985183: MERSLSLEEQAELACSNKKVKNVTHAAFCEGQSSGSASPSFTGGHGSQNASFRDKLMGEIPGAYTQAFCFEEFMGYDAESDDEVETLRQGMVAVKFSKELKKEIRRTWVRALIVKVYGRAIGLNFLQARLLSLWKPAGRMDVVDLEHGFFLIRLSLKEDVETVLKKGPWFLGEHFLSVRPWEPDFKPESTKLFSIAVWVRLSGLPIEYYNAKALQHIGKAIGNVLRIDTFTATESRGKFARLCIQADVDKPLITTVMIGKL; the protein is encoded by the coding sequence ATGgaacgctctctctctctcgaggAACAAGCAGAACTTGCTTGCAgcaataaaaaagttaaaaatgtgaCTCATGCGGCTTTTTGTGAAGGCCAAAGCTCGGGGTCTGCATCTCCTAGTTTCACTGGGGGCCATGGCAGCCAAAATGCTTCATTTAGAGATAAACTTATGGGTGAAATACCAGGTGCATACACGCAGGCCTTTTGTTTTGAGGAGTTCATGGGTTACGATGCCGAGTCAGATGACGAAGTGGAAACTCTTAGGCAAGGTATGGTAGCTGTGAAGTTCTCGAAGGAGCTTAAAAAAGAGATCCGAAGAACTTGGGTGAGAGCTTTGATTGTGAAAGTATACGGTAGAGCTATTGGATTAAATTTTCTCCAAGCTAGATTATTATCCTTGTGGAAGCCAGCAGGGCGTATGGATGTTGTTGACCTTGAACATGGTTTTTTTCTCATAAGGTTGTCTTTGAAAGAGGATGTGGAGACTGTGTTGAAGAAAGGTCCTTGGTTTTTAGGAGAACATTTCCTTTCAGTTAGACCATGGGAACCGGATTTCAAGCCCGAATCAACCAAGTTGTTTTCTATTGCAGTTTGGGTTAGACTCAGTGGGTTACCTATTGAATACTACAATGCTAAGGCTCTCCAACACATCGGGAAGGCTATTGGCAATGTGTTAAGGATTGATACTTTTACGGCGACTGAATCAAGAGGGAAGTTTGCAAGATTGTGTATCCAAGCCGATGTGGACAAGCCGCTTATTACTACGGTGATGATAGGTAAACTCTAG